A single window of [Clostridium] hylemonae DSM 15053 DNA harbors:
- a CDS encoding DUF5714 domain-containing protein: MDRREGACLMCGRELVYYDKAGKMKCSVCGQSFESHASCEEGHFVCDGCHAEKGITAIMEGCQTTTSRSPIAVMQELMENPFIYMHGPEHHVMAGAALLAAYHNCGGDIDISQALEEMRARGSEVPGGVCGMWGCCGAAVSTGIFMSIITKATPLTGRSWQMSNRMTSRALAAIADLGGPRCCKRDCFTAVKEAVAVVREETGIEMELPERIVCTFSKENRQCLRQKCPYHLDGSFPEK, encoded by the coding sequence ATGGACAGAAGAGAAGGCGCCTGCCTTATGTGCGGCAGAGAGCTTGTATATTATGACAAGGCAGGAAAAATGAAGTGCTCCGTCTGCGGGCAGAGCTTTGAGAGCCATGCGTCCTGTGAAGAAGGGCATTTCGTATGTGACGGCTGTCACGCCGAAAAAGGAATCACAGCGATAATGGAAGGATGTCAAACGACCACATCCCGCAGTCCGATCGCTGTCATGCAGGAACTCATGGAGAATCCGTTCATATATATGCACGGGCCGGAGCATCATGTGATGGCCGGCGCTGCACTTCTGGCCGCATATCACAACTGCGGCGGTGACATTGATATCTCTCAGGCGCTTGAGGAGATGCGGGCCAGGGGAAGTGAAGTCCCAGGCGGTGTGTGCGGCATGTGGGGCTGCTGCGGGGCTGCGGTGAGTACGGGCATCTTCATGAGCATCATCACGAAGGCGACGCCCCTCACCGGCCGGTCGTGGCAGATGTCCAACCGGATGACGTCCAGGGCGCTTGCCGCGATCGCAGACCTGGGCGGACCGCGCTGCTGCAAGAGGGACTGCTTCACCGCCGTGAAAGAAGCGGTGGCGGTGGTGAGGGAAGAGACCGGCATAGAGATGGAACTGCCTGAGCGCATTGTATGTACATTTTCCAAAGAGAACAGACAGTGCCTGAGGCAGAAGTGTCCATATCACTTAGACGGATCTTTTCCTGAGAAATAA
- a CDS encoding flavin reductase family protein, with translation MAFKEKAIEELSFNPFEKISKQWMLITAGDELKSNTMTASWGGVGIMWGRPVVTAYIRPQRYTKEFVDMNDTFTISFLPETQRKALNVCGSVSGRDVEDKWKEAGLHPYYADGTAAVEEAEMIFVCRKLYYQEMYPECFTETECDTKWYPEADYHTMYIAEITKVLVK, from the coding sequence ATGGCATTTAAAGAAAAAGCAATTGAGGAACTGAGCTTCAATCCATTTGAAAAGATATCGAAGCAGTGGATGCTCATCACGGCAGGCGACGAACTTAAGTCAAACACGATGACAGCAAGCTGGGGAGGTGTCGGCATCATGTGGGGCAGACCGGTCGTTACGGCATATATCCGCCCCCAGAGGTATACGAAGGAATTTGTAGATATGAATGATACCTTTACCATATCTTTTCTGCCCGAGACGCAGCGCAAGGCGCTGAACGTATGCGGTTCCGTGTCCGGCCGCGATGTGGAGGACAAGTGGAAAGAAGCAGGCCTTCATCCGTATTACGCCGACGGTACTGCGGCAGTGGAAGAAGCAGAGATGATCTTCGTGTGCAGGAAACTGTATTACCAGGAAATGTATCCCGAATGCTTCACAGAGACGGAGTGCGATACAAAATGGTATCCCGAGGCGGATTATCATACGATGTATATTGCGGAGATAACAAAGGTGCTCGTTAAATAA
- the nagA gene encoding N-acetylglucosamine-6-phosphate deacetylase yields the protein MLIKNVKVFKEDKTFEDGEIVIRDGLISGEREDGGEVIDGEGCYAIPGLIDIHFHGCKGYDFCDGTKEAIHEIAKYEASIGVTAISPATMTLPVEQLEEILATAAAYKKEAADEADLIGVNMEGPFISKEKKGAQDATYIIPCTKEIFHRFQSAAQGLVKYIGVAPEREGALEFVEQVKDEVNVSLAHTNASYEDAKAAYDRGADHAVHLYNAMPPFTHRAPGVIGAVADSEHVTAELICDGVHIHPSVVRATFKMLGADRIILISDSMRATGMPDGEYTLGGLAVNVTGSRAILVSNGALAGSATNLLDCMRTVVKEMGIPLETAVACATMNPAKSLGAYDKYGSLTPGKKGNVVLLDKELNLKAVIKDGKRI from the coding sequence ATGTTGATCAAAAACGTAAAAGTATTTAAAGAAGATAAGACATTTGAAGACGGTGAGATCGTGATCAGGGACGGTCTCATATCCGGAGAGAGGGAAGACGGAGGGGAAGTCATCGACGGGGAAGGCTGCTACGCCATACCGGGGCTTATCGATATCCATTTCCACGGATGCAAGGGCTATGATTTCTGTGACGGGACAAAGGAGGCCATTCATGAGATCGCAAAGTACGAGGCGTCCATCGGTGTGACCGCCATTTCACCGGCCACAATGACACTTCCGGTGGAGCAGCTGGAGGAGATTCTCGCCACTGCCGCGGCGTATAAAAAAGAGGCGGCGGACGAAGCAGACCTGATCGGCGTAAATATGGAAGGACCGTTCATCAGTAAAGAGAAAAAAGGAGCCCAGGACGCCACATATATTATCCCGTGTACGAAAGAAATATTTCACCGGTTCCAGAGCGCAGCCCAGGGGCTTGTCAAATATATTGGCGTGGCGCCGGAAAGGGAAGGCGCGCTGGAATTTGTAGAGCAGGTGAAGGATGAAGTGAATGTATCGCTGGCACATACGAATGCAAGCTACGAGGATGCGAAAGCAGCTTATGACAGGGGGGCGGACCATGCGGTACATCTCTACAACGCCATGCCGCCGTTTACCCACCGTGCTCCGGGCGTTATCGGCGCTGTGGCGGACAGTGAGCATGTGACGGCGGAGCTGATCTGTGACGGGGTGCACATTCATCCGTCAGTCGTCCGCGCCACGTTCAAGATGCTCGGAGCGGACCGCATTATCCTGATCAGTGACAGTATGCGCGCGACCGGCATGCCGGATGGGGAATACACGCTTGGCGGGCTTGCGGTGAATGTGACGGGCAGCCGCGCTATCCTTGTGTCAAACGGCGCTCTTGCAGGCTCCGCGACGAACCTTCTGGACTGTATGCGCACGGTGGTGAAGGAGATGGGCATCCCGCTTGAGACTGCTGTCGCGTGCGCGACTATGAATCCGGCAAAAAGCCTCGGTGCGTATGACAAGTACGGTTCGCTCACACCAGGTAAGAAGGGAAATGTAGTGCTGCTTGACAAAGAATTGAACCTGAAGGCTGTCATCAAAGATGGAAAAAGGATTTAG
- a CDS encoding sodium:solute symporter yields the protein MQGFTVIDLVILIVYLAAVLFAGLHFAKKEMKGKEYFKGDGTVPWWVTSVSIFATLLSPISFLSLAGNSYAGTWIMWFAQLGMLLAIPLTIKFFLPIYSKLDIDTAYHYLELRFGSKGLRVLGAVMFIIYQVGRMSIIMYLPCMVLGSLTGISVNVLIIIMGVIAIIYSYTGGLKSVLWTDFIQGSVLLIGVTFALVFLLANIDGGIGAVFHAFTAEHKFLAVDQPIFDVNVLKDSVFIMIVGAGLNTMGSYVSSQDIVQRFTTTTDTKKLNKMMLTNGALSIFIATVFYLIGTGLYVFYQQNALPPAAAQDQIFASYIAFELPVGITGLLLAAIYAASQSTLSTGLNSVASSWTLDIQARLSKKELSFEKQTKIGQYVSLFVGIFAIIIAMVLANGGVKSAYEWFNGFMGLVLGILVGTFILGAFTKKANTFGAVAAFIAASAVMVGIKYFAPAGSVSIWSYSLISIAVSLVVGIPASLIWRKVKGDYSVPAPDTTVFKN from the coding sequence ATGCAGGGTTTTACAGTCATTGATCTGGTTATTCTGATCGTATATTTGGCAGCGGTGTTATTCGCCGGCCTTCATTTTGCCAAGAAAGAAATGAAGGGAAAAGAATACTTTAAAGGGGACGGAACCGTGCCGTGGTGGGTAACTTCCGTATCTATATTCGCAACTTTGTTAAGTCCTATATCCTTCCTGTCTCTTGCGGGAAATTCTTATGCCGGGACATGGATCATGTGGTTTGCGCAGCTTGGCATGCTGCTGGCGATCCCGCTTACGATCAAGTTTTTCCTTCCGATATACAGTAAGCTTGACATAGATACGGCTTACCACTATCTGGAGCTGAGGTTCGGAAGCAAGGGACTGCGCGTGCTCGGGGCGGTCATGTTTATTATCTATCAGGTCGGACGTATGTCCATCATTATGTACCTGCCGTGTATGGTGCTTGGAAGCCTGACCGGGATCAGCGTGAATGTTCTTATCATCATCATGGGTGTCATTGCCATTATCTACTCGTACACAGGCGGACTTAAGTCCGTACTCTGGACAGACTTTATCCAGGGTTCTGTCCTTCTGATAGGCGTGACATTTGCGCTCGTATTTCTGCTTGCCAATATCGACGGAGGGATCGGAGCTGTATTTCACGCCTTTACGGCAGAGCATAAATTCCTTGCGGTCGACCAGCCGATCTTTGATGTAAATGTATTAAAAGACAGTGTATTTATCATGATCGTCGGAGCTGGATTAAACACGATGGGCTCTTACGTATCAAGCCAGGATATTGTACAGCGTTTTACAACAACGACGGACACGAAGAAGCTGAATAAGATGATGCTCACAAACGGAGCGCTGTCCATCTTTATCGCGACTGTATTTTATCTCATCGGCACAGGATTGTATGTGTTCTATCAGCAGAACGCACTTCCGCCGGCAGCGGCACAGGATCAGATATTTGCGTCCTACATTGCCTTTGAACTTCCGGTAGGTATCACAGGGCTTCTGCTGGCCGCTATCTATGCGGCTTCGCAGTCAACGCTGTCCACAGGACTTAACTCCGTGGCGTCCAGCTGGACGCTGGATATCCAGGCAAGACTTTCAAAGAAGGAATTAAGCTTTGAAAAGCAGACGAAAATAGGACAGTACGTATCACTCTTTGTCGGGATCTTTGCGATCATCATTGCCATGGTACTGGCAAACGGCGGAGTGAAATCAGCGTATGAATGGTTCAACGGGTTCATGGGTCTTGTGCTTGGTATCCTTGTCGGGACATTTATACTTGGGGCGTTTACGAAGAAGGCCAATACATTCGGAGCTGTCGCGGCATTTATCGCAGCGTCTGCCGTTATGGTCGGCATCAAATATTTTGCCCCGGCCGGAAGTGTTTCCATCTGGTCCTACTCACTTATCTCCATCGCGGTGTCTCTCGTGGTAGGTATACCGGCGAGCCTGATCTGGAGAAAGGTAAAAGGAGACTACAGTGTACCGGCGCCGGACACGACAGTATTTAAAAATTAA
- a CDS encoding GNAT family N-acetyltransferase, which yields MSEKLIYTMDYASLVDLFVRAGLEISPDEPEPEGLLTCFELIDEAAGRRIGAAGIVYDKGEYILRCVAVEEEFRGKGFGKRLVGAVMDEAGRRQADRIWLTAKVPDFYRKFGFTVVPREEAPFETKCITCPQYHNGCDSEVMVYYWGNHKGTAQ from the coding sequence ATGTCTGAGAAATTGATTTATACGATGGATTATGCTTCACTTGTTGATCTGTTTGTGCGCGCGGGTCTTGAGATCAGTCCGGATGAGCCGGAACCGGAAGGACTGCTCACATGCTTTGAACTCATAGATGAAGCTGCCGGCAGAAGGATCGGTGCGGCGGGCATCGTGTATGACAAAGGAGAGTATATCCTCCGCTGTGTAGCCGTGGAGGAGGAATTCAGAGGAAAGGGATTTGGTAAGCGGCTCGTCGGTGCGGTTATGGATGAGGCCGGAAGGCGGCAGGCAGACAGAATCTGGCTCACCGCGAAAGTGCCGGATTTTTACAGGAAGTTTGGGTTTACAGTCGTGCCAAGAGAAGAGGCACCGTTTGAAACGAAGTGTATCACATGTCCCCAGTATCACAATGGATGTGACTCTGAAGTAATGGTGTATTATTGGGGCAATCATAAGGGCACGGCCCAATAA
- a CDS encoding ROK family protein: MKKYVSIDIGGTAIKYGMIDEDGRILTKREMKTEAHRGGPSILAKASAIVEEFKNSEEISGICISTAGMVDTEKGEIFHSAPLIPEYAGTRFKAVLEERFGIPCEVENDVNCAGLAESVSGAAVGSKSTLMLTVGTGIGGCIVLDGRIYHGFSNSACEVGYMRMCGSDFQTLGAASILTKKVAERKSEPVEYWNGYRIFEEAEKGDDICIRAIDEMADILSMGIANICYVLNPETVVLGGGIMAQEDYLKEKIEAAVSRYLIPSVADRTKICFARHRNDAGMLGAFYHFRERQSGERRKAEA, from the coding sequence ATGAAGAAATATGTAAGTATCGATATCGGCGGCACAGCTATCAAGTATGGAATGATAGATGAGGATGGCCGTATACTCACAAAGCGTGAGATGAAGACGGAGGCGCACAGAGGCGGGCCGTCGATTCTGGCCAAGGCGTCCGCCATTGTGGAGGAATTTAAAAACAGCGAAGAGATCAGCGGGATCTGTATATCTACGGCCGGAATGGTAGATACAGAGAAAGGGGAGATCTTTCACTCTGCTCCGCTCATACCGGAATATGCAGGCACAAGGTTCAAGGCAGTTCTGGAGGAACGTTTTGGTATTCCGTGTGAGGTGGAAAACGACGTAAACTGTGCGGGGCTTGCGGAGTCTGTGTCCGGCGCGGCTGTGGGGAGCAAAAGTACACTGATGCTCACCGTCGGCACCGGGATCGGGGGCTGCATCGTGCTGGACGGCAGGATATACCACGGCTTCAGTAACAGCGCATGCGAGGTAGGTTATATGAGGATGTGCGGCAGTGACTTTCAGACGCTTGGAGCCGCAAGTATCCTGACGAAGAAGGTGGCGGAGCGAAAGAGTGAGCCGGTGGAATACTGGAACGGCTACCGCATTTTTGAGGAGGCTGAAAAAGGAGATGACATCTGCATCCGGGCCATCGATGAGATGGCGGACATTCTCAGCATGGGAATCGCCAATATCTGTTATGTTCTGAACCCTGAGACGGTGGTGCTCGGCGGGGGCATCATGGCGCAGGAGGATTACCTGAAGGAGAAGATAGAGGCGGCGGTCTCCCGCTATCTTATTCCAAGCGTGGCGGACCGTACGAAGATCTGTTTCGCAAGGCACAGGAATGATGCCGGGATGCTGGGAGCATTTTACCACTTCAGAGAAAGACAGTCCGGGGAGAGACGCAAAGCAGAGGCGTAG
- a CDS encoding YhcH/YjgK/YiaL family protein, whose protein sequence is MIFGNIRNLDEYPFLERQVKECFDYAGEHDLKAYEKGSHEIDGNRLFVNIVEYTTTDAQNRFWEAHRDYLDIHVMLTGQEQIDVNFIENMEQKEYVPADDFLPMDGEKNGHVVLKEGDFLICAPHDAHRTAVQVNGPEAVKKAIFKVQIH, encoded by the coding sequence ATGATTTTTGGAAATATCCGTAATTTAGATGAATATCCGTTCCTGGAGCGCCAGGTGAAAGAATGTTTTGACTATGCCGGGGAACATGATCTTAAGGCATATGAAAAGGGGAGTCATGAGATAGATGGAAACAGGCTGTTTGTCAATATTGTGGAATACACGACAACTGACGCACAGAACCGTTTCTGGGAAGCGCACAGAGATTATCTGGACATACATGTGATGCTCACCGGACAGGAACAGATCGACGTGAACTTTATCGAAAATATGGAGCAGAAGGAGTATGTGCCGGCGGACGATTTCCTTCCCATGGACGGCGAAAAGAACGGTCATGTAGTGCTTAAAGAGGGGGATTTCCTCATCTGCGCCCCCCACGACGCGCACCGTACCGCCGTGCAGGTAAATGGGCCGGAAGCGGTCAAAAAGGCAATATTTAAAGTACAGATTCATTAG
- a CDS encoding dihydrodipicolinate synthase family protein, with protein sequence MRNLDKYKGVIPAFYACYDKDGNISPEGVQALTRYFIEKGVKGVYVNGSSGECIYQSVEDKKTVLENVMEAAEGRLTVIAHVACNNTEDSKILAAHAEKLGVDAIAAIPPIYFHLPEYAIAEYWNDISAAAPETDFVIYNIPQLAGVALTMDLFAEMRKNPRVIGVKNSSMPVQDIQMFKAAAGEDYIIFNGPDEQFMSGRVIGAEGAIGGTYGAMPELFLKLDELVKAGEMEAARDLQYAINSIIYKMCSAHGNMYGVIKEILKKNEGLELGGVRRPLPSLAGSDMAVVEEAAQMIMDAKAKYL encoded by the coding sequence ATGAGAAATCTGGACAAGTACAAAGGAGTTATCCCGGCATTTTATGCCTGTTATGACAAGGATGGAAACATCAGTCCCGAAGGTGTGCAGGCGCTGACACGTTATTTTATCGAAAAGGGAGTAAAAGGCGTATATGTGAACGGCTCTTCAGGAGAGTGCATATACCAGAGCGTGGAGGACAAAAAGACCGTCCTTGAAAATGTGATGGAAGCTGCCGAGGGAAGGCTCACCGTTATCGCCCACGTTGCCTGTAACAATACAGAGGACAGCAAAATACTGGCTGCCCATGCTGAGAAACTCGGTGTGGATGCCATCGCGGCGATCCCGCCTATTTATTTCCACCTGCCGGAGTACGCTATTGCCGAATACTGGAACGATATAAGCGCGGCAGCTCCAGAGACAGATTTTGTCATCTACAATATACCACAGCTGGCAGGCGTTGCACTTACGATGGACCTGTTTGCAGAGATGAGAAAGAATCCAAGAGTCATCGGTGTCAAGAATTCCTCTATGCCGGTGCAGGACATCCAGATGTTCAAAGCGGCGGCGGGAGAAGATTATATCATCTTCAACGGACCGGATGAGCAGTTTATGAGCGGACGCGTCATCGGGGCAGAAGGCGCCATCGGAGGAACATACGGGGCCATGCCGGAGCTGTTCTTAAAGCTCGACGAACTCGTGAAAGCAGGAGAGATGGAAGCGGCGAGAGACTTACAGTACGCCATCAATTCTATTATATACAAAATGTGTTCCGCCCATGGCAACATGTACGGCGTGATCAAAGAGATCCTTAAAAAGAACGAAGGGCTTGAGCTTGGCGGCGTGCGCAGACCGCTTCCGTCACTTGCCGGATCAGATATGGCTGTCGTAGAGGAAGCCGCACAGATGATCATGGATGCAAAAGCGAAATATTTATAG
- a CDS encoding MurR/RpiR family transcriptional regulator, with amino-acid sequence MEYYVKSVVPIIESNYDNFTTVEKNIADFFIQNRKKMDFSARAVAELLFVSEASLSRFAKKCGYRGYREFVYQYEETFVEKKESMTGNTRMVLNVYQELLNKTYSLVDEVQVARISRYLNRAARVFVCGMGSSGLTAREMKLRFMRIGVDIDSIQDSDLMRMQAVFQNETCLVFGISISGEKEEVLYLLKEAHERGARTVLVTAKNNEEFDKFCDEVLLIPSLRHLNHGNVISPQFPILVMLDIIYSYYLEQDKYEKETLHDNTLRALQRKKPEKYI; translated from the coding sequence ATGGAGTATTATGTAAAGTCCGTAGTACCGATTATTGAATCGAATTATGATAATTTTACAACCGTAGAAAAGAATATAGCCGACTTCTTTATCCAGAACAGGAAGAAGATGGACTTTTCAGCCAGGGCGGTGGCGGAGCTGCTCTTTGTGTCCGAGGCGTCCCTCTCCCGGTTTGCGAAGAAATGCGGCTATCGGGGCTACCGGGAGTTTGTGTACCAGTATGAGGAGACCTTTGTAGAAAAGAAAGAATCCATGACCGGCAATACGAGAATGGTGCTGAATGTGTACCAGGAGCTGCTCAATAAAACATACAGTCTTGTGGACGAAGTACAGGTGGCCAGGATCAGCCGTTATCTGAACCGGGCTGCCCGGGTATTTGTCTGCGGGATGGGGAGCTCAGGGCTCACTGCCAGAGAGATGAAGCTCAGGTTCATGCGCATCGGCGTTGACATTGATTCCATACAGGACAGCGACCTTATGCGGATGCAGGCTGTATTTCAAAATGAGACATGTCTCGTGTTCGGCATCAGCATAAGCGGTGAGAAAGAAGAAGTGCTGTATCTGCTCAAAGAGGCACATGAAAGAGGGGCCAGGACTGTCCTGGTGACGGCGAAAAACAATGAAGAGTTCGATAAATTCTGCGACGAGGTGCTGCTCATTCCGTCTCTCAGACATCTGAACCACGGAAATGTCATCTCTCCCCAGTTTCCGATCCTCGTGATGCTTGACATTATCTACTCTTATTATCTTGAGCAGGATAAATATGAGAAAGAGACACTGCACGACAACACGCTGCGGGCGCTGCAGCGGAAAAAGCCGGAGAAATATATATGA
- the tyrS gene encoding tyrosine--tRNA ligase: protein MGIYEELQARGLIAQVTDEDEIRELINNGKATFYIGFDPTADSLHVGHFMALCLMKRLQDAGNKPIALIGGGTGYIGDPSGRTDMRSMMTPETIQHNCDCFKRQMSKFIDFSEGKALMVNNADWLLDLNYIDMLREIGPHFSVNRMLAAECYKQRMEKGLTFLEFNYMIMQSFDFYMLYQNYGCNMQFGGDDQWANMLGGTELIRRKLGKNACAMTITLLLNSEGKKMGKTQNGAVWLDPEKTSPFDFYQYWRNVGDTDVLKCIRMLTFLPLEEIDKMDGWEGAQLNTAKEILAYELTKLVHGEEEARKAQESARALFSQGAAAQMPTAEITGDDLEDGRIDILTLLLKSGLVPSKSEARRAVQQGGVAVDGEKVTDIQEIFPSDAFAGEGMILKKGKKNFRKVVLK, encoded by the coding sequence ATGGGAATTTATGAAGAATTACAGGCGAGAGGTTTGATCGCCCAAGTGACGGACGAGGATGAGATCAGAGAATTGATCAACAATGGGAAAGCGACGTTTTACATCGGTTTTGACCCGACGGCGGACAGCCTTCATGTGGGACATTTTATGGCGCTCTGTCTCATGAAGCGCCTGCAGGATGCCGGCAACAAGCCGATCGCTCTTATCGGAGGAGGGACAGGTTATATCGGTGATCCGTCCGGAAGAACCGATATGCGTTCCATGATGACGCCGGAGACGATCCAGCACAACTGTGACTGTTTCAAAAGACAAATGAGCAAGTTTATCGATTTCTCCGAAGGCAAGGCGCTTATGGTCAACAATGCGGACTGGCTGCTGGATTTGAACTATATTGATATGCTGCGGGAGATCGGGCCGCATTTCTCCGTGAACCGGATGCTGGCTGCCGAGTGCTACAAGCAGAGGATGGAGAAGGGACTTACTTTCCTGGAGTTCAATTACATGATCATGCAGAGCTTTGACTTTTACATGCTGTACCAGAATTACGGCTGCAACATGCAGTTCGGCGGCGACGACCAGTGGGCCAACATGCTCGGCGGCACAGAGCTTATCCGCCGCAAGCTCGGAAAGAACGCGTGCGCCATGACGATCACGCTGCTTCTGAATTCTGAGGGCAAGAAGATGGGCAAGACGCAGAATGGCGCGGTCTGGCTCGACCCGGAAAAGACGTCACCGTTCGATTTCTACCAGTACTGGAGAAATGTAGGCGATACGGACGTGCTGAAATGTATCCGCATGCTGACCTTCCTTCCGCTGGAGGAGATCGACAAAATGGACGGCTGGGAAGGAGCCCAGCTCAATACGGCGAAGGAGATTCTTGCCTATGAGCTGACGAAGCTTGTTCACGGGGAAGAGGAGGCCAGGAAGGCGCAGGAGTCCGCGCGTGCGCTGTTCAGCCAGGGCGCAGCCGCACAGATGCCTACCGCAGAGATCACAGGTGACGATCTGGAGGACGGGCGCATCGATATCCTTACACTTCTGTTAAAGAGCGGCCTCGTACCGTCCAAGTCAGAGGCAAGACGCGCTGTGCAGCAGGGCGGCGTAGCTGTGGACGGGGAGAAGGTCACAGACATCCAGGAGATCTTCCCTTCAGACGCATTTGCGGGAGAAGGCATGATCTTGAAAAAAGGTAAGAAAAATTTCCGCAAAGTTGTGTTAAAATAA
- a CDS encoding alpha-amylase family glycosyl hydrolase: MWAYNSVFYQIYPIGFCGAPVHNDGLCVPRIQKIKDWADYLEELGVDSIILNPIFESDSHGYDTRDYTKVDCRLGTNDDFKEVCGALHSHGIKIILDGVFNHVGRGFWAFKDVQEKKWDSPYKDWFHINFDGNSGYDDGFWYEGWEGHFELVKLNLQNPAVTDYLLDCIRGWINEFGIDGLRLDVAYSLDHNFMRRLRSFTSELKPGFTLIGEVLFGDYNLIVNDEMLHSCTNYECYKGIFSSFNSMNMFEIAHSLHRQYGSDQWCLYRGKHLITFVDNHDVERIASILTDKNHLPLAYGLLLGMPGIPCIYYGSEWGEPGEKRPDNDYALRPCFEAPKPNELTEYIKKMIRIRQNSEALCNGDYKNVVIQNHQLIFERCFGGERVLVAINAADQPYTAAHGSFEGSAAELLSGKEVTLGGQIDLPPYSVQYFKMVP, from the coding sequence ATGTGGGCTTATAACAGTGTATTTTATCAGATCTACCCGATCGGCTTCTGCGGGGCTCCGGTCCATAATGACGGACTTTGTGTGCCGCGCATACAAAAGATAAAAGATTGGGCGGATTATCTGGAGGAACTCGGCGTGGATTCCATCATCCTGAATCCGATATTTGAGTCAGACAGTCACGGCTATGACACGAGAGACTATACAAAGGTAGACTGCCGCCTCGGTACGAACGACGACTTCAAAGAGGTGTGCGGCGCACTGCATTCACACGGGATAAAGATCATTCTGGACGGGGTGTTCAACCATGTCGGACGTGGATTCTGGGCGTTTAAAGATGTTCAGGAAAAGAAGTGGGATTCTCCTTACAAAGACTGGTTTCATATCAACTTTGACGGCAACAGCGGCTACGATGACGGCTTCTGGTACGAAGGCTGGGAAGGACATTTTGAGCTTGTGAAACTGAACCTTCAGAACCCCGCTGTAACGGACTATCTGCTGGACTGCATCCGGGGCTGGATCAATGAGTTCGGCATCGACGGGCTGCGCCTTGATGTGGCGTACAGCCTGGATCATAATTTTATGAGAAGGCTCCGGTCCTTTACGTCGGAACTCAAGCCGGGATTCACCCTCATAGGGGAGGTATTGTTCGGCGACTACAATCTGATCGTCAATGACGAGATGCTTCACAGCTGTACGAACTATGAATGCTACAAGGGGATCTTCTCCAGTTTCAACTCCATGAACATGTTTGAGATCGCACATTCCCTGCACCGGCAATACGGCTCTGACCAGTGGTGCCTGTACCGGGGCAAACACCTCATCACATTTGTAGATAACCACGACGTGGAGAGGATCGCCAGCATTCTCACAGACAAGAACCACCTTCCGCTGGCATACGGACTGCTGCTTGGAATGCCGGGCATTCCATGTATTTATTACGGAAGCGAGTGGGGAGAACCGGGAGAAAAGCGCCCGGACAATGATTATGCCCTGAGACCATGCTTTGAGGCGCCAAAGCCGAATGAGCTGACCGAATACATCAAAAAAATGATCCGGATCCGCCAGAACAGCGAAGCTCTGTGTAATGGAGATTATAAGAACGTCGTGATCCAGAACCACCAGCTCATCTTCGAGCGCTGTTTTGGAGGGGAACGCGTGCTCGTTGCCATCAACGCGGCAGACCAGCCTTATACGGCTGCCCACGGCAGTTTTGAAGGCAGTGCCGCGGAGCTTTTGTCCGGTAAGGAGGTAACGCTGGGTGGACAGATAGATCTGCCGCCTTACAGCGTCCAATATTTTAAAATGGTGCCGTAA